One segment of Triticum aestivum cultivar Chinese Spring chromosome 2A, IWGSC CS RefSeq v2.1, whole genome shotgun sequence DNA contains the following:
- the LOC123186874 gene encoding polycomb group protein EMF2B isoform X1: protein MCRQPSTLELSPDEQLAAEETFKLYCKPVELCNVIQKRALDNPAFLQRCLHYMIQANRKKRIQLTVSLSRGTNTDHNIFPLYVLLATPTSDSIPLEGHSPIYRFSRACLLTSFTEFASKDHNKATFTIPDVKNIAATSRACNLSIILIRCVSDSEGQVGENNCSGDHVEASALRKFEGKCFWGKIPINLLGSSLENCVTLNLGHTVELASTVTMNPSFLEPKFLEQDSCLTFCSHKINATGSYQLQVGISVQEAGARDMSESPYNSYSYSDVPPSSLRHIIRLRAGNVIFNFKYYNNTMQKTEVTEDFACAFCLVKCGSYKGLGCHLNSTHDLFHFEFWISEECQAVNVSLKADAWKMELVGKGVDPRHQTFSYCSRLKMRRRRSLATVENISPVHPHIMDSGSPEDAQAGSSKDEFVQREDDNNSVAPDSAEHDHSLNGSNLTPPTVLEFGKTRKLSAERSDPRNRQLLQKRQFFHSHRAQPMAVEQVLSDHDSEDEVDDDIADLEDRRMLADFLDVTKDEKLIMHMWNSFIRKQRVLADGHIPWACEGFSRLHGPQLVQNPPLLWCWRLVMIKLWNHSLLDARAMNTCNTILEGYQPNNKMF, encoded by the exons ATGTGCCGTCAACCGTCGACACTTGAGCTGTCTCCAGATGAGCAGCTTGCTGCTGAAGAAACCTTCAAGTTGTACTGCAAGCCAGTTGAGCTCTGCAATGTTATCCAAAAACGAGCCCTTGATAAT CCCGCTTTTCTGCAAAGATGCCTCCATTACATGATACAGGCAAACCGCAAAAAGAG GATTCAACTAACTGTATCCCTTTCTCGAGGCACAAATACTGACCACAACATCTTCCCCCTTTATGTTTTGTTAGCTACACCTACTAGTGATAGCATCCCACTTGAAGGG CATTCTCCGATATATCGATTCAGTCGTGCCTGTTTGCTTACGTCATTCACTGAATTTGCTAGTAAAGACCACAACAAAGCCACATTCACAATTCCAGACGTCAAGAATATAGCAGCAACCTCCCGAGCTTGCAACCTCAGCATTATCCTTATCCGCTGTG TTTCAGATTCAGAAGGGCAGGTTGGAGAAAATAACTGCTCTGGGGACCATGTGGAAGCATCTGCTCTCCGAA AGTTTGAAGGGAAATGTTTCTGGGGTAAAATACCAATTAATTTACTTGGTTCGTCGTTGGAGAATTGCGTGACTTTAAATTTGGGACATACTGTGGAGTTGGCTTCTACAGTTACTATGAACCCAAGCTTCTTAGAG CCAAAATTTCTGGAGCAGGACAGTTGCTTGACATTTTGCTCTCATAAGATTAATGCTACG GGTTCATATCAACTCCAAGTTGGCATATCCGTTCAAGAGGCTGGTGCAAGAGACATGTCTGAATCTCCGTATAATAGTTACTCATACAGTGATGTCCCACCTTCATCATTACGTCATATTATAAG GTTAAGAGCTGGTAATGTGATTTTCAACTTCAAGTACTACAACAATACTATGCAAAAGACTGAAG TCACCGAAGATTTTGCTTGCGCCTTTtgcttggtaaagtgtggaagctACAAG GGCCTGGGGTGTCACTTGAACTCAACGCATGACCTATTCCACTTTGAGTTTTGG ATATCTGAAGAATGCCAGGCTGTTAATGTTAGTCTGAAGGCTGATGCCTGGAAAATGGAG CTTGTGGGCAAGGGAGTTGATCCAAGACATCAAACATTTTCCTACTG CTCAAGGCTTAAGATGCGTCGTCGAAGGTCGCTAGCCACAGTTGAGAATATAAGCCCCGTACATCCACATATCATGGATTCAGGTTCACCTGAAGATGCCCAGGCAGGGTCGTCTAAAGACGAGTTTGTTCAGAGGGAAGATG ATAATAATTCAGTAGCACCCGATTCTGCCGAGCATGATCACTCATTAAATGGTAGCAATCTTACACCACCGACAGTACTAGAGTTTGGGAAGACAAGGAAACTATCTGCGGAGCGAAGTGATCCCAGAAA CCGACAACTTCTGCAGAAACGTCAGTTCTTCCATTCTCACAGGGCACAG CCAATGGCAGTGGAACAAGTTTTGTCAGATCATGACAGCGAGGATGAAGTTGACGATGACATTGCCGACTTGGAAGATAGACGG ATGCTTGCTGATTTTCTTGATGTCACGAAAGATGAGAAGCTTATTATGCATATGTGGAATTCATTTATTCGGAAACAAAG GGTGCTAGCTGATGGGCATATACCTTGGGCCTGTGAGGGCTTCTCCCGGCTTCATGGACCGCAGCTTGTACAAAACCCTCCTCTGCTCTG GTGCTGGCGTTTGGTGATGATTAAGCTGTGGAACCACAGCCTGCTGGATGCGCGCGCCATGAACACATGCAACACCATTCTTGAGGGATACCAACCCAACAACAAGATGTTTTAA
- the LOC123186874 gene encoding polycomb group protein EMF2B isoform X4 — protein sequence MCRQPSTLELSPDEQLAAEETFKLYCKPVELCNVIQKRALDNPAFLQRCLHYMIQANRKKRIQLTVSLSRGTNTDHNIFPLYVLLATPTSDSIPLEGHSPIYRFSRACLLTSFTEFASKDHNKATFTIPDVKNIAATSRACNLSIILIRCVSDSEGQVGENNCSGDHVEASALRKFEGKCFWGKIPINLLGSSLENCVTLNLGHTVELASTVTMNPSFLEPKFLEQDSCLTFCSHKINATGSYQLQVGISVQEAGARDMSESPYNSYSYSDVPPSSLRHIIRLRAGNVIFNFKYYNNTMQKTEVTEDFACAFCLVKCGSYKGLGCHLNSTHDLFHFEFWISEECQAVNVSLKADAWKMELVGKGVDPRHQTFSYCSRLKMRRRRSLATVENISPVHPHIMDSGSPEDAQAGSSKDEFVQREDDNNSVAPDSAEHDHSLNGSNLTPPTVLEFGKTRKLSAERSDPRNRQLLQKRQFFHSHRAQVCEWEINFVHPYVMYGTNKSTGHPKNRM from the exons ATGTGCCGTCAACCGTCGACACTTGAGCTGTCTCCAGATGAGCAGCTTGCTGCTGAAGAAACCTTCAAGTTGTACTGCAAGCCAGTTGAGCTCTGCAATGTTATCCAAAAACGAGCCCTTGATAAT CCCGCTTTTCTGCAAAGATGCCTCCATTACATGATACAGGCAAACCGCAAAAAGAG GATTCAACTAACTGTATCCCTTTCTCGAGGCACAAATACTGACCACAACATCTTCCCCCTTTATGTTTTGTTAGCTACACCTACTAGTGATAGCATCCCACTTGAAGGG CATTCTCCGATATATCGATTCAGTCGTGCCTGTTTGCTTACGTCATTCACTGAATTTGCTAGTAAAGACCACAACAAAGCCACATTCACAATTCCAGACGTCAAGAATATAGCAGCAACCTCCCGAGCTTGCAACCTCAGCATTATCCTTATCCGCTGTG TTTCAGATTCAGAAGGGCAGGTTGGAGAAAATAACTGCTCTGGGGACCATGTGGAAGCATCTGCTCTCCGAA AGTTTGAAGGGAAATGTTTCTGGGGTAAAATACCAATTAATTTACTTGGTTCGTCGTTGGAGAATTGCGTGACTTTAAATTTGGGACATACTGTGGAGTTGGCTTCTACAGTTACTATGAACCCAAGCTTCTTAGAG CCAAAATTTCTGGAGCAGGACAGTTGCTTGACATTTTGCTCTCATAAGATTAATGCTACG GGTTCATATCAACTCCAAGTTGGCATATCCGTTCAAGAGGCTGGTGCAAGAGACATGTCTGAATCTCCGTATAATAGTTACTCATACAGTGATGTCCCACCTTCATCATTACGTCATATTATAAG GTTAAGAGCTGGTAATGTGATTTTCAACTTCAAGTACTACAACAATACTATGCAAAAGACTGAAG TCACCGAAGATTTTGCTTGCGCCTTTtgcttggtaaagtgtggaagctACAAG GGCCTGGGGTGTCACTTGAACTCAACGCATGACCTATTCCACTTTGAGTTTTGG ATATCTGAAGAATGCCAGGCTGTTAATGTTAGTCTGAAGGCTGATGCCTGGAAAATGGAG CTTGTGGGCAAGGGAGTTGATCCAAGACATCAAACATTTTCCTACTG CTCAAGGCTTAAGATGCGTCGTCGAAGGTCGCTAGCCACAGTTGAGAATATAAGCCCCGTACATCCACATATCATGGATTCAGGTTCACCTGAAGATGCCCAGGCAGGGTCGTCTAAAGACGAGTTTGTTCAGAGGGAAGATG ATAATAATTCAGTAGCACCCGATTCTGCCGAGCATGATCACTCATTAAATGGTAGCAATCTTACACCACCGACAGTACTAGAGTTTGGGAAGACAAGGAAACTATCTGCGGAGCGAAGTGATCCCAGAAA CCGACAACTTCTGCAGAAACGTCAGTTCTTCCATTCTCACAGGGCACAGGTGTGTGAGTGGGAAATAAATTTTGTTCATCCTTATGTCATGTATGGAACTAACAAGAGCACCGGGCATCCAAAAAACAGAATGTGA
- the LOC123186874 gene encoding polycomb group protein EMF2B isoform X2: MCRQPSTLELSPDEQLAAEETFKLYCKPVELCNVIQKRALDNPAFLQRCLHYMIQANRKKRIQLTVSLSRGTNTDHNIFPLYVLLATPTSDSIPLEGHSPIYRFSRACLLTSFTEFASKDHNKATFTIPDVKNIAATSRACNLSIILIRCDSEGQVGENNCSGDHVEASALRKFEGKCFWGKIPINLLGSSLENCVTLNLGHTVELASTVTMNPSFLEPKFLEQDSCLTFCSHKINATGSYQLQVGISVQEAGARDMSESPYNSYSYSDVPPSSLRHIIRLRAGNVIFNFKYYNNTMQKTEVTEDFACAFCLVKCGSYKGLGCHLNSTHDLFHFEFWISEECQAVNVSLKADAWKMELVGKGVDPRHQTFSYCSRLKMRRRRSLATVENISPVHPHIMDSGSPEDAQAGSSKDEFVQREDDNNSVAPDSAEHDHSLNGSNLTPPTVLEFGKTRKLSAERSDPRNRQLLQKRQFFHSHRAQPMAVEQVLSDHDSEDEVDDDIADLEDRRMLADFLDVTKDEKLIMHMWNSFIRKQRVLADGHIPWACEGFSRLHGPQLVQNPPLLWCWRLVMIKLWNHSLLDARAMNTCNTILEGYQPNNKMF, encoded by the exons ATGTGCCGTCAACCGTCGACACTTGAGCTGTCTCCAGATGAGCAGCTTGCTGCTGAAGAAACCTTCAAGTTGTACTGCAAGCCAGTTGAGCTCTGCAATGTTATCCAAAAACGAGCCCTTGATAAT CCCGCTTTTCTGCAAAGATGCCTCCATTACATGATACAGGCAAACCGCAAAAAGAG GATTCAACTAACTGTATCCCTTTCTCGAGGCACAAATACTGACCACAACATCTTCCCCCTTTATGTTTTGTTAGCTACACCTACTAGTGATAGCATCCCACTTGAAGGG CATTCTCCGATATATCGATTCAGTCGTGCCTGTTTGCTTACGTCATTCACTGAATTTGCTAGTAAAGACCACAACAAAGCCACATTCACAATTCCAGACGTCAAGAATATAGCAGCAACCTCCCGAGCTTGCAACCTCAGCATTATCCTTATCCGCTGTG ATTCAGAAGGGCAGGTTGGAGAAAATAACTGCTCTGGGGACCATGTGGAAGCATCTGCTCTCCGAA AGTTTGAAGGGAAATGTTTCTGGGGTAAAATACCAATTAATTTACTTGGTTCGTCGTTGGAGAATTGCGTGACTTTAAATTTGGGACATACTGTGGAGTTGGCTTCTACAGTTACTATGAACCCAAGCTTCTTAGAG CCAAAATTTCTGGAGCAGGACAGTTGCTTGACATTTTGCTCTCATAAGATTAATGCTACG GGTTCATATCAACTCCAAGTTGGCATATCCGTTCAAGAGGCTGGTGCAAGAGACATGTCTGAATCTCCGTATAATAGTTACTCATACAGTGATGTCCCACCTTCATCATTACGTCATATTATAAG GTTAAGAGCTGGTAATGTGATTTTCAACTTCAAGTACTACAACAATACTATGCAAAAGACTGAAG TCACCGAAGATTTTGCTTGCGCCTTTtgcttggtaaagtgtggaagctACAAG GGCCTGGGGTGTCACTTGAACTCAACGCATGACCTATTCCACTTTGAGTTTTGG ATATCTGAAGAATGCCAGGCTGTTAATGTTAGTCTGAAGGCTGATGCCTGGAAAATGGAG CTTGTGGGCAAGGGAGTTGATCCAAGACATCAAACATTTTCCTACTG CTCAAGGCTTAAGATGCGTCGTCGAAGGTCGCTAGCCACAGTTGAGAATATAAGCCCCGTACATCCACATATCATGGATTCAGGTTCACCTGAAGATGCCCAGGCAGGGTCGTCTAAAGACGAGTTTGTTCAGAGGGAAGATG ATAATAATTCAGTAGCACCCGATTCTGCCGAGCATGATCACTCATTAAATGGTAGCAATCTTACACCACCGACAGTACTAGAGTTTGGGAAGACAAGGAAACTATCTGCGGAGCGAAGTGATCCCAGAAA CCGACAACTTCTGCAGAAACGTCAGTTCTTCCATTCTCACAGGGCACAG CCAATGGCAGTGGAACAAGTTTTGTCAGATCATGACAGCGAGGATGAAGTTGACGATGACATTGCCGACTTGGAAGATAGACGG ATGCTTGCTGATTTTCTTGATGTCACGAAAGATGAGAAGCTTATTATGCATATGTGGAATTCATTTATTCGGAAACAAAG GGTGCTAGCTGATGGGCATATACCTTGGGCCTGTGAGGGCTTCTCCCGGCTTCATGGACCGCAGCTTGTACAAAACCCTCCTCTGCTCTG GTGCTGGCGTTTGGTGATGATTAAGCTGTGGAACCACAGCCTGCTGGATGCGCGCGCCATGAACACATGCAACACCATTCTTGAGGGATACCAACCCAACAACAAGATGTTTTAA
- the LOC123186874 gene encoding polycomb group protein EMF2B isoform X3 → MSSLLLKKPSSCTASQLSSAMLSKNEPLIMYCTIYPAFLQRCLHYMIQANRKKRIQLTVSLSRGTNTDHNIFPLYVLLATPTSDSIPLEGHSPIYRFSRACLLTSFTEFASKDHNKATFTIPDVKNIAATSRACNLSIILIRCVSDSEGQVGENNCSGDHVEASALRKFEGKCFWGKIPINLLGSSLENCVTLNLGHTVELASTVTMNPSFLEPKFLEQDSCLTFCSHKINATGSYQLQVGISVQEAGARDMSESPYNSYSYSDVPPSSLRHIIRLRAGNVIFNFKYYNNTMQKTEVTEDFACAFCLVKCGSYKGLGCHLNSTHDLFHFEFWISEECQAVNVSLKADAWKMELVGKGVDPRHQTFSYCSRLKMRRRRSLATVENISPVHPHIMDSGSPEDAQAGSSKDEFVQREDDNNSVAPDSAEHDHSLNGSNLTPPTVLEFGKTRKLSAERSDPRNRQLLQKRQFFHSHRAQPMAVEQVLSDHDSEDEVDDDIADLEDRRMLADFLDVTKDEKLIMHMWNSFIRKQRVLADGHIPWACEGFSRLHGPQLVQNPPLLWCWRLVMIKLWNHSLLDARAMNTCNTILEGYQPNNKMF, encoded by the exons ATGAGCAGCTTGCTGCTGAAGAAACCTTCAAGTTGTACTGCAAGCCAGTTGAGCTCTGCAATGTTATCCAAAAACGAGCCCTTGATAATGTATTGTACTATATAT CCCGCTTTTCTGCAAAGATGCCTCCATTACATGATACAGGCAAACCGCAAAAAGAG GATTCAACTAACTGTATCCCTTTCTCGAGGCACAAATACTGACCACAACATCTTCCCCCTTTATGTTTTGTTAGCTACACCTACTAGTGATAGCATCCCACTTGAAGGG CATTCTCCGATATATCGATTCAGTCGTGCCTGTTTGCTTACGTCATTCACTGAATTTGCTAGTAAAGACCACAACAAAGCCACATTCACAATTCCAGACGTCAAGAATATAGCAGCAACCTCCCGAGCTTGCAACCTCAGCATTATCCTTATCCGCTGTG TTTCAGATTCAGAAGGGCAGGTTGGAGAAAATAACTGCTCTGGGGACCATGTGGAAGCATCTGCTCTCCGAA AGTTTGAAGGGAAATGTTTCTGGGGTAAAATACCAATTAATTTACTTGGTTCGTCGTTGGAGAATTGCGTGACTTTAAATTTGGGACATACTGTGGAGTTGGCTTCTACAGTTACTATGAACCCAAGCTTCTTAGAG CCAAAATTTCTGGAGCAGGACAGTTGCTTGACATTTTGCTCTCATAAGATTAATGCTACG GGTTCATATCAACTCCAAGTTGGCATATCCGTTCAAGAGGCTGGTGCAAGAGACATGTCTGAATCTCCGTATAATAGTTACTCATACAGTGATGTCCCACCTTCATCATTACGTCATATTATAAG GTTAAGAGCTGGTAATGTGATTTTCAACTTCAAGTACTACAACAATACTATGCAAAAGACTGAAG TCACCGAAGATTTTGCTTGCGCCTTTtgcttggtaaagtgtggaagctACAAG GGCCTGGGGTGTCACTTGAACTCAACGCATGACCTATTCCACTTTGAGTTTTGG ATATCTGAAGAATGCCAGGCTGTTAATGTTAGTCTGAAGGCTGATGCCTGGAAAATGGAG CTTGTGGGCAAGGGAGTTGATCCAAGACATCAAACATTTTCCTACTG CTCAAGGCTTAAGATGCGTCGTCGAAGGTCGCTAGCCACAGTTGAGAATATAAGCCCCGTACATCCACATATCATGGATTCAGGTTCACCTGAAGATGCCCAGGCAGGGTCGTCTAAAGACGAGTTTGTTCAGAGGGAAGATG ATAATAATTCAGTAGCACCCGATTCTGCCGAGCATGATCACTCATTAAATGGTAGCAATCTTACACCACCGACAGTACTAGAGTTTGGGAAGACAAGGAAACTATCTGCGGAGCGAAGTGATCCCAGAAA CCGACAACTTCTGCAGAAACGTCAGTTCTTCCATTCTCACAGGGCACAG CCAATGGCAGTGGAACAAGTTTTGTCAGATCATGACAGCGAGGATGAAGTTGACGATGACATTGCCGACTTGGAAGATAGACGG ATGCTTGCTGATTTTCTTGATGTCACGAAAGATGAGAAGCTTATTATGCATATGTGGAATTCATTTATTCGGAAACAAAG GGTGCTAGCTGATGGGCATATACCTTGGGCCTGTGAGGGCTTCTCCCGGCTTCATGGACCGCAGCTTGTACAAAACCCTCCTCTGCTCTG GTGCTGGCGTTTGGTGATGATTAAGCTGTGGAACCACAGCCTGCTGGATGCGCGCGCCATGAACACATGCAACACCATTCTTGAGGGATACCAACCCAACAACAAGATGTTTTAA